The Nerophis ophidion isolate RoL-2023_Sa linkage group LG25, RoL_Noph_v1.0, whole genome shotgun sequence genomic sequence ccatccactcttccctcactcgtgaacaagactcctaggtacttgaactcctccacttggggcagggtctcctccccaaccgggagacggcattccacccttttccgggcgagaaccatggactcggacttggaggtgctgattctcattccggtcgcttaacactcggctgcgaaccgatccagtgagagctgaagatcccggtcagatgaagccatcaggaccacatcatctgcaaaaagcagagacctaatcccgcggtcaccaaaccggaacccttcaacgccttgactgtgcctagaaattctgtccataaaagttatgaacagaatcggtgacaaaggacagccttggcggagtccaaccctcactagaaatgtgttcgacttactgccggcaatgcggaccaagctcagacactgatcgtacagggagcggaccgccacaatcagacagtccgataccccatactctctttgttttagcaatcaagactaattaagttgttgctattcttctttgtggggacattgttgattgtcacgccatgttcggatgtactttgtggacgccgtctttgctccacagtaagtctttgcagtcgtccagcattctgtttttgtttactttgtagccagttaggttttagttttgttctgcattgccttttcttaggggcactcactttttgtttatttttggtttaagcatcaggcacctttttttacctgcacactgcctcccgctgtttccgacatctacaaagcaattaactccCGGCTGCCAAgtgctgatatggaagagtattacacggttaccctgcaccgacaatcaacaacaacacatcatttgcagactataattactggtttacaaGAAATATTTTTAAGCCAATGAGGTGAGGTGAGATCACCtcccacaccacaccacaccgtATCACACGGCACACCACACCGTATCACACGGCGCTctggtggttgaaaaacactggcttgcAAAATTAGACGAGCACTGGTGTTGTTTAGCAAGCATCTCTTTGTTAGCACGGGGCAGTTGACCATGTTGTCTCCTCCACGCCAGGGGGCGGAGTCATGTCTCTGTTCAACATCACCAAGGAAACGTCGGGATATTACACCTGCACGTCCAGCAACAAGATTCGCTCCGCCAGCTGCAACATCACACTTTCAGTCATGCCACGTGAGAGCAGCACCTTGTCCTTTTAAAAGTCTGCACGCCGACTCTCGCTCTTCTGCCCCGCACAGCGTCCATGAACATCGGCTCCACCGCAGGAATCATCGTAGGAGTCGTGGCGGCTCTCATCATCCTGGCCGTGGTCATCTACTGCTGCTGTTGCCgcaagaagaaggaggaggaggaatacGCAATGGGGTAAGACACCAAACACTTCATCGCCGCTTGAAGGAGACGTTTCTTTTAAAGAGCCCTTGTTATTATAGTTAGTTTTTCAGCGGTCTCCCTGCCATGTAGTCACAAGTTTCTGAATGAAGGACATTTATCCACCAAAGTATTGAGAAGCTGCAGATGCTGCGTTTCTACTGACACAACTAACTGGACCGTCCAACATTGCCTCGAGTtagggccttttattaatatctatatttttaggccatgtgaccatacaccatatatatctggatattatcaatcaatgtttacttatacagccctaaatcactagtgtctcaaagggctgcacaaaccaccacgacatcctcggtaggcccacataagggcaaggaaaactcacacccagtgggacgtcagtgacaatgatgactatgagaaccttggagaggaggaaagcaatggatgtcgagcgggtctaacatgatactgtgaaagttcaatccataatggatccaacacagtcgcgagagtccagtccaaagcggattcaacacagcagcgagagtcccgttcacagcggagccagcaggaaaccatcccaagcggaggccttgaatgaacacttgatgcatatatacatttatttatttatttattttggcaatcttcacataaaacaaagaacaacaacaaaaaagaaaaaaaaacactcatttgagcaatgattgagccgaaagggtgtaggttgaagcaacgcttatataaacctaccccatcacaacaagaacaaggttcaaaatatataaaatctaaaaaatgcttcacttatattactttttttttaaacaatatataagcaacatatatgtagcacacgtctcatatacacagtttaacatttaaatcaaacatatacatttgtacacttatatacatatatatatatatattaaaaaacgaaactcggttgacaataaaaagtcattgttggatatgactttaaagcataagcaaacatgcatgactatagctcttgtctcaaagtaggtgtactgtcacatcccaccctgacttatttggagtttattgctgttttacttcttgtcttgtgctcctattttggtggctttttctcttgttttggtattttcctgtagcagtttcatgtcttccttttgagcgatatttcccgcatccactgtgttggtcctgcgatgagatggcgacttgtccagggtgtacggcgccttccacctgaatgcagcagagatagaacgggattagcggtagaaaatggatggatggattgactttgttttagcatccatccatccatcttcttccgcttatccgaggtcgggtcgcgggggcaacagcctaagcagggaaacccagacttccctttcccctgCCACTATATtaataatgacagcagtatgatgattctatgtgtctacattcaaacattcttcttcatactgcattcatatatgctacttttaaactttcatgcagagagggaaatcacaactaccgtatttccttgaattgccgccgggtatatagtatgcgcctgcctagaattactgccgggtcaaactcctttcgcaaaatattatttttattagcgcatgtcctagaatttccgccaggtcgaactggtttcgccaaataattagtatatgcctagaatttccaccgggtcaaactcgtcacgtcatgagtgacacttcacctgtcatcattttcaaaatggaggaggctgatttcaactattttgaaatcgcataaagggaagaagattaagagctatccagtaggatttaaggtccaagctattgaatatgctaaaaagaacagtaagcagctatgttttattaatataccgtagctgcgtgtgtcaaatatgagtcattaaatgactcccgcctcctggtggtagagggcgctagtgatccttcttgcgactactcggctgcagaagaagtgacaacaagcagcaagagtgagcagcgtgtgtttattttttcctctcgcttgcacttttaacatggaggattacatatctaaaataagacagttttctaaactggactttcaatcgaagcaggaggtaataaaggaagatctccatcgagacagagagacttttaaaactgaagaaagataaggaagacttctataaacaagttattgatgcttttgatcagaaggagctgcgcatggacttcatttataagtaaaggtaagaccataataacgttttttttttcattaaatgtgcttttcatgatggtatccttacatcacactcaaatttataagcgcaggcctaatttaccgcatgcctttggtaaatgccggagtgagaagaggtttttaattaattagcgccccggcagcaattcaaggaaatacggtattccatCTATCTTCCAGCACACAAACATTTCACTTGGTTGCAACGAAAAGTGTCCAAATGTCAACTATAATGTTTTGGTAGTTTCTGTGCAGCTTTGTAGCAATATGTGACGGAAGGTCGCGTGAAGCTGCCGCGAAGGTCACGTAACGCTGCCGCGAAGGTCACATGATGCTACCGCGAAGGTCACGTGATGCTACCGTGAAGGTCACTTGACGCTGCCGTGTTCACTTTGCAGAGTTCGTGAGGAAGGCCCCCCCGACAAAGAACCAGACAGGAATGGCGAGGCAGCCAACAACCGACGTatcgacgacgacgacgacgatcgCTCTTTGAGGGCGCCTCTTCGTGACCGGCCCGAGGGGCGAGGCCAACGCGACCCCAGCCCCCGCCGGGACCACGACGACCGCTACAGCGACTACGATGACGGCCGCAGCGACTACACCGACCGCCGCAGCGACTACACCGACCGCCGCAGCGATTATTCCGACGCGCGCGACAAGTACGCAGACCGCCGCGAGCACCACGACGACGACCGCCGCAGCGACTACGGCAACTCCCGCGAGCGGTACGACGACCGCCCAGAGCGTGGCGCTCAGGACCGCCGCTACCACGATGACGCTCGCTACGACGAACCTTACGACGACCGTGACGCGCCCCCCGTCCCGTCCAACAAGCCGCCAAGAAGAGACTACGATGACTAAGCCACTGGGGTTTGTTAACCGCCGTCCTCCATCTTGTTTTTACACCGTGGTGCACGCGCGGCGGGCTACGCATTTCCAACAACTCGCTAACTTCTAACGTTCCCTCGCCGTGCGTAGGGTCCCGCCTCCTTTTGCAGGAAAAAGTTGATTAACcccagccccttcctgctctgccACTGATAAGAAATACAACTGCACATTTCAAACTGAAACATTTGCTATTTAATCTTCTCATTGATGTCTTGTTTCGCATCCAAAATAACCGTAAATGAGGTCCAAAACAAATTGGGTTTGAGTCAAATTGTTTGACATGATTGGAGTGTGAAGGGGCAAGGAGGCCACATTTCATTTAGGAGCGGCCCTGCATGCTAGGACTTGTTTTTATTCACGTAAACGTTATCTCTTTGACGTCTTTTATAGAAAAAGTGTTTCACAGCACTGTACTTCACTGTCCATTAGCTGTAGTTCTCTTCTGCTTATCTacagtcaggtcgcgggggcagcagcctaagtaacgACGCTGTAGTTATGTCCCATATGTTCATTTCTCGTCAAGCAATGTCATGTACAGGCTTTTTACTTCCATACAACAATGCACTCTTTTTGATTGTTTTTAATTGTGTGTACATTTTTACTTTGCCTGTCAGGTTCCAAACATTGATGTACTGCGATTGAAACAAATACATTTGTGATGTTTTCAAAGTATTGCAGTATCATTAGCTTTGCTGTCAGTTGTTTGCTGTTTGTCCAACAATGTACTGTTGAAATGTTACATATAATAAATCCTCTATTCTGAAGAATGAGCGCGAGAGAACGGTTCCTCCCCTTAAAGTTTGTCCAATTAGTCACTCGATGGAACTCCTGTACAGCAGAGGTCACCAAgtccaggtcgcccgtaaggaccagatgagttctaaaaatagctcaaatagcagcacttaccagtgagctgccttaattttttaaattgtatttatttactagcaagctggtctcgctttgctggacatttttaattctaagagagacaaaactcaaatagaatttgaaaatccaagaaaatattttaaagacttggtcttcacttgtttaaataaaaaaatttttttttttcctttccttataactttcaaaaagactattttagagaaaaagtacaaccttgaaaatgattttaggatttttaaacacatatacctttttacattttaaattccttcctcttctttcctgacaatttaaatcaatgttcaagtatttttttttttttttgtaaaaaatgataaaacattttaatttaattcttaattttagcttctgttttttcgacgaagaatatttgtgaaatttttcttcaaacttattaaaattcaaaaaaattatttgggcaaatctagaaaatctgtagaatcaaatttaaatcttatttcaaagtcttgaatttattttaaaaatgttctgtaaaatctagaagaaataatgatttgtctttgttagaaatatagtttggtccaatttgttatatattctaacaaagtgcagattggattttaacttatttaaaacatgtcatcaaaattctaaaattattcttaatcaggaaaattttctaatgatgttcaataaaaaagatttgaattagctacttttcctctcttttttggttgaattttgaattttaaagagtcgaagttGAACACAAACTGTTTCGAAattgaattttctttttttcctgttttctcctcttttaaaccgatcaattaagtgtttttttttccataatttattctctacaaaaaaccttccgtaaatggaaaaaaaatgtacgacggaacgacagacagaaatacccatttatatatatagatttatttattaaaggtaaattgagcgaattgactattttggcaatttattgaagtgtgtatccaactggtagcccttggcattaatcagtacccaagaagtagctcttgctttcaaaaaggttgctgacccctgctctacagagtACTATTTGTACGCCTTTATTGTGAAAATCATCTGCaggaaaaatgtatatttgttagcttgatgctagattgtcatgtatgtacatgtaaacatacatacactgttgccaaaagtatttggacaccaTATGaggttgaagtgccatcccattcctaacccatagtgttcaatatgaccttttgcagctattacagcttcaactcttctggcaaggctgtccacaaggttgcggagtgtcttATAGcaatattcttccaaaagcgcattggcgaggtcacacactgatgttggcggagaaggcctggctctcagtctcccaaaggtgttctactaggttcacgtcaggactctgtgcaggccagtcaagttcatccatgtctttatggaccttgctttgtacactggtgttggaagaggaaggggcccgctccaaactgttcccacaaggtcgggagtatggaattgtccaaaatgtttcaaagtttttcactggaactaaggggtcaagcccaactcctgaaaaacaaccccacaccataattcttcctccaccaaatttcacatcggcacaatgcagtccgaaatgtagcgttctcctggcaacctccaaacccagactggtccatcagattgccagatggaaaagtgtgattcatcagtccagagaaagtgtctccactgctctagagtccagtggtgatgtcctttacaccactgcatccctcgctttgcattggacttggcgatgtatggcttagatgcaactgctcggccatggaaacccattccatggagctctctgcatactgtacgtgggctaattggaagtttGGAGCAAGTCTTTGGACTATGCTGACCTCTccgtcagtttacctggcctaccacctggtggctgagttgctgttgttcccaaactcttcacttttcttagaataaagttgactttggaatatttaaggaGTGAGGAAATgtcaggactggatttgttgcacaggtggcatcctgtgacagttccatgctggaaatcactgagagcggcccattctttctcaaatgtttgtagaaacagtcttcatgtctaagtgcttgattcgatacaccaggccaagtgattagtgattctcatcatttggatggctggacaccatacttttggcaataaagtcTATGTTCATATGTGTACGTTTAgtctacataaatatatataatctatGTTTATAAAAAACACAAAGTTGAAGCAAGCTGCAAtactggtttgtgcagccctttgagacatttgtgatttagggctatataaataaacatcgattgatcgttccgcgacattttcaacgagaaactcggcgggaaatttaaaattgcaatttagtaaactaaatgtgttgcaatgttaatatttcatcattgatatataaactatcagactgtgtggtggctagtagtggctttcagtaggcctttaagcggtagaaaatggatggatgggtttaattAATTTGCTTTTGAATATAGTTTTAATCAGCTTATCTTATTTTAGTATAATttaacatgtattattatttatgacaggcggtagaaaattatGAATATTAATTTTTCTGTCAACTTTGGTCACATTCCAAAGATAGATGTGGTTCTGCTGCAATCATCTGGAAAAATACCCGCTATTCTGATCAATGAACACTAGAGGGCAGTGTCTCCCCTCTAACATTGTCAAATGAATCACATGACGCCATCATTCTCATAGCAGAACATGCAGTCGTGTGCTCTAATTGTGAAAATACACCGTAagaaatatgtatatttgttgGCTACTGTACAATTATTGTGAAATACCCCGCAGGAAGAGACGGTATTCTCACATTGGTCCGTCAACACACTGGAATGCAATCGTTAATCTCTTATTGTGAAATTCTATTGCAGGAAGTGTGTAAATGTGCCAGCTTGAAGCTACCCCGAGGTGTACCGTGATGTCGCAGCAAGTACGCCATAGTACAATTGTTATACTCTTATCTTGAAAATCCCTTACAGGAAGTGAGTCAATATGCCAGTTTGATGCTATCCCGAAGTGAAGCAGCAAGTACTCCGTGGTACGATCGTTCATCTCTTATTGTGAAAGTCCCTTGCAGGAAGTGAGTCAATATGTCAGTTTGATGCTATCCCGAAGTGTAGCAGCAAGTACTCCGTGGTACAATCGTTAATATCTTATTGTGAAAGTCCCTTGCAGGAAGTGAGTCAATATGCCAGCTTGATGCTATCCCGAAGTGAAGCAGCAAGTACACCGTGGTACGATCGTTCATCTCTTATTGTGAAAGTCCCTTGCGGGAAGCGTGTAAAAGTGTTAGCTTGATGCTATCCCGAAGTGTAGCAGCAAGTACTCCGTGGTACGATCGTTCATCTCTTATTGTGAAAGTCCCTTGCAGGAAGTGAGTCAATATGCCAGCTTGATGCTATCCCGAAGTGTAGGGTTATGTAGCGGCAGGTACGCTGTGGTACAATCGTCCATCTCTTATTGTGAAAATGTCTTGCAGGAAGTGTGTTAATATGCCAGCTTGTTGTTGTCCCGGAGTGTAACAGCAAGTACTCCGTGGTACAATCGTTAATCTATTATTGTGAAAGTACCTTGCAGGAAGTGTCTAAAAGTGTCAGCTTGATGCTATCCCGGAGTGTGACAGCAAGTACTCCGTGGTACGATCGTTCATCTCTTATTGTGAAAGTCCCTTGCAGGAAGTGCGTTAATATGCCAGCTTGATGCTATCCCAAAGTGTAGCAGCAAGTACTCCGTGGTACAATCGTCCATCTCTTATCGCGAAAATCCCTTACAGGAAGTGAGTCAATATGTCAGTTTGATGCTATCCCGAAGTGAAGTAGCAAGTACTCCGTGGTACGATCGTTCATCTCTTATTGTGAAAGTCCCTTGCAGGAAGTGAGTCAATATGCCAGCTTGATGCTATCCCAAAGTGTAGCAGCAAGTACTCCGTGGTGCAATCGTCCATCTCTTATTGTGAAAATCCCTTACAGGAAGTGAGTCAATATGTCAGTTTGATGCTATCCCGAAGTGTAACAGCAAGTACTCCGTGGTACAATCGTTCATCTCTTATTGTGAAAGTCCCTTGCAGGAAGTGTGTGAAAGTGTCAGCCTGATGCTATCCCGAAATGTAGCAGCAAGTACTCCGTGGTACGATCGTTCATCTCTTATTGTGAAAGTCCCTTGCAGGAAGCGTGTAAAAGTGTCAGCTTGATGCTATCCCCAAGTGTAGCAGCAAGTACTCCGTGGTACGATCGTTCATCTCTTATTGTGAAAGTCCCTTGCAGGAAGTGAGTCAATATGCCAGCTTGATGCTATCCCAAAGTGTAGCAGCAAGTACTCCGTGGTACAATCGTCCATCTCTTATCGCGAAAATCCCTTACAGGAAGTGAGTCAATATGTCAGTTTGATGCTATCCCCAAGTGTAGCAGCAAGTACTCCGTGGTACAATCGTTAATATCTTATTGTGAAAGTCCCTTGCAGGAAGTGAGTCAATATGCCAGCTTGATGCTATCCCGAAGTGTAGCAGCAAGTACTCCGTGGTACGATCGTTCATCTCTTATTGTGAAAGTCCCTTACAGGAAGTGAGTCAATATGTCAGTTTGATGCTATCCCGAAGTGTAGCAGCAAGTACTCCGTGGTACGATCGTTCATCTCTTATTGTGAAAGTCCCTTACAGGAAGTGAGTCAATATGCCAGCTTGATGCTATCCCAAAGTGTAGGGTTATGTAGCGGCAGGTACGCTGTGGTACAATCGTCCATCTCTTATTGTGAAAATGTCTTGCAGGAAGTGTGTTAATATGCCAGCTTGTTGCTGTCCCGAAGTGTAGCAGCAAGTACGCCGTGGTACGATCGTTCATCTCTTATTGTGAAAGTCCCTTGCAGGAAGTGTGTAAAAGTGTCAGCTTGATGCTATCCCCAAGTGTAGCAGCAAGTACTCCGTGGTACAATCGTTAATATCTTATTGTGAAAGTCCCTTGCAGGAAGTGTGTAAAAGTGTCAGCTTGATGCTATCCCCAAGTGTAGCAGCAAGTACTCCGTGGTACAATCGTTAATATCTTATTGTGAAAGTCCCTTGCAGGAAGTGAGTCAATATGCCAGCTTGATGCTATCCCGAAGTGAAGCAGCAAGTACTCTGTGGTACGATCGTTCATCTCTTATTATGAAAGTCCCTTGCAGGAAGCGTGTAAAAGTGTCAGCTTGATGCTATCCCCAAGTGAAGCAGCAAGTACTCCGTGGTACGATCGTTCACCTCTTATTGTGAAAGTCCCTTGCAGGAAGTGAGTCAATATGCCAGCTTGATGCTATCCCGAAGTGTAGGGTTATGTAGCGGCAGGCACGCTGTGGTACAATCGTCCATCTCTTATTGTGAAAATGTCTTGCAGGAAGTGTGTTAATATGCCAGCTTGTTGCTGTCCCGAAGTGTAGCAGCAAGTACTCCGTGCTACGATCGTTAATCTCTTATTGTGAAAGTCCCTTGCAGGAAGTGTGTAAAAGTGTCAGCTTGATGCTATCCCGGAGTGTAGCAG encodes the following:
- the LOC133543141 gene encoding cell surface A33 antigen-like, giving the protein MFVATKTKMLTFTLLCLMVPGVGALEVNIPNAQYEFARGDNITLPCSFAPKAPGTPDVIVQWSVDDLEPDGQRTSIVTHYSYRNETNIKAAYEKRVFLDVDVASRKADLRLLSIRLEDNKEFECRINIPGDDEGKPAATTRLVVLVAPSTPICGIQGKAEYGQNINLTCKSEEGSPPPTYEWTSLDTRRVPHIKSPRTTSRGGVMSLFNITKETSGYYTCTSSNKIRSASCNITLSVMPPSMNIGSTAGIIVGVVAALIILAVVIYCCCCRKKKEEEEYAMGVREEGPPDKEPDRNGEAANNRRIDDDDDDRSLRAPLRDRPEGRGQRDPSPRRDHDDRYSDYDDGRSDYTDRRSDYTDRRSDYSDARDKYADRREHHDDDRRSDYGNSRERYDDRPERGAQDRRYHDDARYDEPYDDRDAPPVPSNKPPRRDYDD